A region of the Bradysia coprophila strain Holo2 unplaced genomic scaffold, BU_Bcop_v1 contig_232, whole genome shotgun sequence genome:
aacgaaaaaagtttaaactaCTAATTAAGAGAACTGCCTGCTCCTAACACATTGGCAACAGTTGCAGAATTAAATCATTTGAGTTACACGTAAATTCTTTATCAATCAGTCAAAAATTGTTGGTCCATTATATGCGTAAAATGAGGTGTTGATTAGTCTCTGTCTTTGAACTATTATTGATGGTTGTTAGAGTGCTCTTCATACTGAGCAAATATTTGCGGGTATCATTGCTCGTCTTCCTGAGGCAGTGCCAGCTTATTTCTTTCGTGCGAATTTTTTTCCGCGCACTTTTCTTCCAAGTGAGATGGCTCTGGCAATGGCTCACTGGTAGTCTGCAAAAATTGAACAGGAATCAGTTTGAATATGACAGCGTACTGCTAATTCAACGCTCAGCACGGTAGGATTCGTTGTGACCGGAACACGAACCTGATTTCGACTCGAACGAACGAACCTAGATGTCAGATTCGACCCGAACTTGAAACCTTAAAGTGGAAGTTCAGGTTTGGGTCCGATTGGGGTCGAACCAAATCACATTCGtcccgaacctgacctgaacctgaaattcTAGTTCAGGCTTTGTGTTGGAATCCTGTTCCAGTCAACTACAATTGAAACAGGACAACCCGATCCGAACCTTAGCATTTATGCCTTCGACTACACTGAGTTTAACAGATGTCTTTGAATTTCATTAGAACTGAGCGATGGTCGCCCCGTAGCTATAAcaattcaagttttttttgctGTCTATCGACTAACGGCTCCAGGAATTATCCAAAAGCTAAGACGGAAATTACATTCGATTCGATTAGAATCTCACCTGAGCCTTGGAATCCAGTTCGATTTCGTTTCCATCAATGTCGAAATATCTGTACTTGTTACGGTACAGTGTGAAAAAGCCATGGATTGGAATGTTATCCCCTGGCTGGCGATCTGCGGTGGTGTCTCTACAGAATGAGTTGAATAGTTGAAGGAGCATCAAGGATTGCAATTAGTGTAACGTACTTTCGGTTGAAAATTGGTTCCGCTTGCGGTAAGACACCATCACGGTCATTACGCGTAGCCATTTGAGTGGACTGATTCACGCCTAGGTCCAGTTGCATCGCAGTTTTCACGGAGTCCCCAGACTTAGCTCTTTGGATGTTATTATCATTGTCATAACAACTGTCCGCAGTTTCCGTCTGTGAACCGGATGTGACTTCGTTTCCATCACTGTCGAAATACGTGTGCTTGTATCGGTGTCGTTGAGTGAATCGGTTTGTGATTGGAATGTGTTTCTTCGGCAGACAGTCGTCGTCCGAAGCAATCGAGGAAGAGAAATCGTATCGAACGGACTCTTtggtttttttatatttgatgGCCTCACTGACGATTGGACAGTGAATTTTAAGTCCGTCTGCGAATTCGTGCAAAAAATGATGATCAACGACTGTAGACAAAGTTAGAAAAGTCGCTCAGATTACAACCGTATCATCACAAAGTTTATGCGTCATATACCGTTCAATGTGTCCAACTTTACGCTGGAAGTGTTGACGATGACCGGATCGGTCGATCCGTGGATATCGTTGGAAATGTTTTCCAGTTCGAACGGAATCTGTTCTGAAGGTGTCGACGAGATTTCGTCCGACTGATGTCcttcaaacaatttaaattcttgttgAAGCTACGCGTTTTTGGAAGCTATTTCTAATGGAAGGAAAAACTTACCAGATCCCACACAAATTGATGTGTTAGACGAGTCACTAGTGGGCTTCGTTTCCATTTTATGTCCTTGAGTGTTTCCAACGGAATGCCAAACTCTTGTTATTAATCGGACAACAAGTAACGGTTACAACGGTTTCACGAAAAGCTTGTGgaacacaattttaattgaccaaacgtaaaatttatcaacaacaaagggaaaaaatttcatttaaaagagGAATAGAACTACGATCAGAAAGCATTTAACTTGATTCAATGCAAAACAGCAAGTGCCCTTTGAACAAACTATAACAATCAACGTGCTGTGGCACAGCAGCTGTGCTATTCAACAATAGGTTAGCATACCGTACTCTCTCACGCAACGACATAACACTCTCTCAAACTCTACCATTTGGTACGAGCACAGCACTActtcctagcattaacattgAATAGATGCTGAGTAGGATTCAAACACTACACACTTGCATcaaaatttggagaattttgaGCGTCCGACATACGAgcgttaatgctaggagcagtactatggaaacaaattttaattaaatccaATGGATTTACAGGGCATTTTGTTGATATGCTCTGTAGCTTCAACACGCAGCAGAATAGTTGCATTTTACATCGACCAACAAagcaaacgattttttgtttagaatttaCCGTACATTTTGGTAAATAAGTAAACACCAGCCAGTTAAGCAATAAAAgctcgttgtcgataacagatctATTGCGGTTTCTAAAGGGTGACCATGAccaatatttaaaatgaatggaaatgaAGGAAATTAGTCAAAATTCTTGGACATTTAATGGAATAAATGAACTAAATTATGTCTATCTCGCCGATTTCATTATGTTTCTCAGGCGCAGAAAGCGTCGTTGGTCATTCGTGATGAGGGCGGAATTTTTAGAGCTAGTCAgtaattcaacttttcatcactcgtaacaaaaataccattttaaCTTAGGATTGGAATTTGAAATGATTCACATTCTTTGTGCAGTGCAGGATACATAAGACTATAATAAAGTTAAATTATAAAACGATTCGAATAGATAGGTTTGTTTTGAATAACTGTAGACGTGAAAGTTAACGTGCCGAACGAACACGACTTAATCCATAGATATCggttttcagataaatattgatgaggttatgtccCTATTTGACAgatatttgacatttcatatAGCTTGGGACAAACCTATTGAAAGTGAGCTTAGTTTCTTgataaattttgagaaatcttttAGGCCAAGTGAATTATCGCACAATGTTTACATTGCGATGTAAGCACCTTCATCTGGCCTTAAGATACGTTAACAAGTTTCGAGAAATGTTTGTGAAATCAATTTCATAAAGTCCCTGATTTGTACTAATGTCCTCTGACACCCCAAAAGACATCTCTCTTTAGGTTTCCGTTTCCTTGAGAGATCTGTTTAATTTATAGAGCACACGTTTTAGAAGGCGTAGTCTTACAACCGCTgtattatttaattaaatctgtTAAGAAATCGGAGTCAGCACGGAGATTCACCGAGAGCTGAGTGGGACGAACGAAGAATCTTCGAAatatatttgaagaaaaaaagtcGATAGTAGCGAAAATTACCCACTAACTGTAATATAAGTAGCACCATTAGCGAAGCTCACGCAACCGTAGTTGTAACACTCTTGAGGCTTGTGAGGGCTGTGTAAagattcacaaatattcataACGAACAACATAATCttacgaataaaattgaaagaactCGTAACGAAACGGAGCCGCCGTTTCCTTTTTTGACACAAGACCTTGGACAAAAtggaagaggcgagcaaagaaAAAATAGATCGACAAAGTCATTACTGATCtctaaattaaaaagaaattaatggaaaaaaattttaaaacaaaaattcaaaactaataataaaaagtaagaaaaatcGATGGTGTGtagctaaaaaaataaataatattttttagatATACAGGgctataaatattttaaacaaatgaaaaaaaatataaatcaactaaataaaaaatcctAGCAAAAGTAACCAAGAATAATGTAGATaccaaaaactaaaaacaagaGAACGTACGAAATTATATTGTTGtaaataaaagatttaaaaaaatatttaaaaagaaaataataaaactgcCGTCCCATGAGCGGTAGAGACTATTACCTGTTGATAACGTCTATTTAAATATCTCATTAagtttttatcgataaaaaaaggatttttacAGAGAAAATAAAGGAAGAAGATTTTAGTTTTGCTAATAAATCTCTCTGTTCTGTTGTTGACATTACGTAAAAACACAcactgaataaaaaaaacgctaCGTTTATTCACTTGATACGAAGTATTTCTTCCAAAACGcttaaattagaatttaattATGAGACAAACTTCACattggttgatttttttttttaaataaaaagacgcgggaaatttaaatttttatttattattttcgtacctttctgtaaataaatataaaaattctatagtgaatcgttctccctttcatttcattattaGTAACGTCTTATCTAATAAACATTATACAGAAACAAtggaaatgagaaaaaaatcaagaaagaaaaaactttagAAAATTTGCTTTGTGTACATTTTAAAATGAGAAACCTAAACTTTAAGACAAAAGGAAAATGTATCTTCACAAACAATAATCATGGAACATCAAAAAAATACGTGAATAAATGCTACAATAAAGatatgaaattatttcttgaaaattgctTTTTAATTGGCGACCACCGATAATAATTAAACGTAGGTCATTACGACCAGTAACGAGGATTTATCGTCACATTTTTCGTGGCAGTTTGATTCAATAAAAGTTTGACGTTTGAACAATTATACCATTGAAAGTGGTAAGTGGTAAGTGGTAAGGGGCCGAagccgagaaaaatctcaaaactcatTCATTTTCGGCTACGACacatgacaaaatatttttacaacttAATACAACTGTTCcgaaaaatatataaactttttcaaaactgAGGGCTTTTCGAACACCGATGTAAATAATTAACTATTAAATTCAAGATTTTTAGGTTTTGAGAAAAACGCACCTTTTTAATTTACAtctaaatttataatttattggtTACTTTAGTAGATTAGTTTGAAAAGGCCTATGGTTTGATAATGGTGATTTGACCGAAACTATAGTAaccaataaattataaatttagatgtaaattaaaaagatGCGCTTTTCTCAAAACCTAAAAATCGTGAATTTaatagtaaaatatttttcatgcgcGAGTTGGGTTTTATCTTACTTTCTCCCCTCCACGAGAAAATTCTGTTTTCTTGATGactggtcgaatgacatttctagtgaaaAAAGTGCAGCACTTTCACTGCGGTGGGGAGCATTAAAACGTTTCTCGTTtgcgaccctcgcttcgctttgttggaatttcatattttaaacaaataactattgaagCCCTAGAATCATACTCAGAAATTTAAATAGTTGTTGATGCAACCGCGTGATCACTAAAATGACAGTTTCTGATGTTGACATTGGCGTTTcaatttggtttttaatttttaaattaattcggTGTTTCTCTATTGTAATTGTCAAGTTAATTTTGGTGTTATACAAGTTTCAAACTTCCAGAATTTAAACCTGTGCTACAACTAGGCACGCAGAgcaagttttacttttcatcgCTGAGTTAAGATTTTCGTTCTTCTTTAAATAAGGCAATACGAAGATACGACTCTCATATTATTATGCACCATGACCGGGGTAGACATTACCTTCTTAATAATCACGATAACGTTctctttacaattttcttttcattgatTCAAACGAAGAAAAGCCACGCAACTAAGGAGCTTTTCTGAATTTTAAATGTAGTATACCGTCTGCAGTGTAATAGACGAAAATACATCAATACCACCGAGCAGgcattaaattttgtgtgtaataaATTTGTACGTACAAGAATACACAGTGGAACGGCACGTATTTGGTTCACTTTTTTATGTGTCTAGCGTAAGTAGAGATGTGCAATGATCGTATAATAACGACGCGGATAGCATAATTCCGGAAAAAAGTTTCTTCTATAACATCAGTTTAGGAAGATAGGAGGATAGGACCGCTTACCCAACGGTTACTTGGAAAATGCTGTGAATCGGATCGTAAAATtgagttttgaaatttttgaaaacgtttaAGCGGCGTAACATTGCTTGCGCCCAGTATGCTCAATCCGAGCCTGGAGGAAAGGGAGGATGGTTTTTCTCGTAACAACAAAAGAATATCAGAATGTGACTATCAGcatcaaaagtcggtctattcggtgttgaggaatttcgagCCGCGTCATTCgcaataacccacaaagtgacattttccttatacaaaatgtgtcattttgtcaactattgtgaatgacgcgtcGCGAAATTCCTACCAGCCCAATTGCACAAGTTTGGCGACGCACACCTCTAACTGGAACAGCTTATGGCCAAATTGCTGCTTTATGTAATgggaatttcgttaaaatacCATCTGCGTAATTTTTTCCGAGAATGACAAATTATCTTGAAACGAATTCCtgtttcgaaaataatccaatttCATACAACATCAGTTTACAGTATCGAAATTTTGTCTAGCCTCTTGCCGAAAAACCGATGCGTGACGTCatgaattttgattgtttaattatttagcttccgtcaatttatgaatgaatccACTCAGCGCCTGTGAGTTTGagaaattgatattttacGATTGCCAATATTTATGAAGATAAGTTCATGCAAAAGACATGAGTGGGGCGGGGCATCAAGTACTTGAAatcagaaaatgattttggtcaaat
Encoded here:
- the LOC119076905 gene encoding uncharacterized protein LOC119076905 isoform X2, translated to METKPTSDSSNTSICVGSGHQSDEISSTPSEQIPFELENISNDIHGSTDPVIVNTSSVKLDTLNVVDHHFLHEFADGLKIHCPIVSEAIKYKKTKESVRYDFSSSIASDDDCLPKKHIPITNRFTQRHRYKHTYFDSDGNEVTSGSQTETADSCYDNDNNIQRAKSGDSVKTAMQLDLGVNQSTQMATRNDRDGVLPQAEPIFNRKDTTADRQPGDNIPIHGFFTLYRNKYRYFDIDGNEIELDSKAQTTSEPLPEPSHLEEKCAEKNSHERNKLALPQEDEQ
- the LOC119076905 gene encoding uncharacterized protein LOC119076905 isoform X1, with translation METKPTSDSSNTSICVGSGHQSDEISSTPSEQIPFELENISNDIHGSTDPVIVNTSSVKLDTLNVVDHHFLHEFADGLKIHCPIVSEAIKYKKTKESVRYDFSSSIASDDDCLPKKHIPITNRFTQRHRYKHTYFDSDGNEVTSGSQTETADSCYDNDNNIQRAKSGDSVKTAMQLDLGVNQSTQMATRNDRDGVLPQAEPIFNRKDTTADRQPGDNIPIHGFFTLYRNKYRYFDIDGNEIELDSKAQESGKFAKHRKCLHQILSHCNTTLEVALAKLKQKSILSLQNLQQFLILFMLTTRNSL